From one Mobula birostris isolate sMobBir1 chromosome 18, sMobBir1.hap1, whole genome shotgun sequence genomic stretch:
- the mfap1 gene encoding microfibrillar-associated protein 1 → MAAPLSLSAKQPPIQSTAGAVPVLNEKGEVSMEKVKVKRYVSGKRPDYAPMESSDEEEEDFQFIKKPKEAEVEPEVKEELANDPRLKRLQNRLTEDVEERLARHRMIVEPEVVMEAESEEEGEAWHVDREDSSEEEEEEVDDEEIERRRAMMRQRAQERENEELELLELEDEGRSGEESEEESEYEEYTDSEDETEPRLKPVFIRRKDRVTVQEREAEALKQKELEQEAKRLSEEQRKYTLKIVEEEAKREFEESRRTLSALDALNTDDENDEEEYESWKVRELKRIKRDREERESMEKEKAEIDRMHNLTEEERRAELRANSKSITNKASKGKYKFLQKYYHRGSFFMDEEEDLYKRDFSSPTLEDHFNKTILPKVMQVKNFGRSGRTKYTHLVDQDTTSFDSAWAQESAQNSKFFKQRAAGVRDVFERPSAKKRKTT, encoded by the exons ATGGCGGCTCCGCTGAGCCTCAGCGCCAAGCAGCCCCCGATCCAGTCCACGGCGGGGGCCGTGCCCGTCCTCAATGAAAAGG GTGAGGTGTCCATGGAAAAGGTGAAGGTGAAGCGCTATGTGTCCGGTAAACGACCAGATTACGCTCCAATGGAGTCCTCAgacgaggaggaggaggatttcCAGTTCATTAAGAAACCAAAGGAGGCAGAGGTGGAACCTGAGGTGAAAGAAGAGCTGGCGAATGACCCACGTCTCAAGCGACTCCAGAACCGACTGACTGAGGATGTCGAGGAAAG GCTGGCTCGGCACCGGATGATCGTTGAGCCtgaggtggtgatggaggcagagtcTGAGGAGGAGGGCGAGGCGTGGCACGTGGACCGTGAGGACAgcagtgaggaggaggaggaggaagtggaTGATGAG GAAATCGAGCGTCGCCGTGCTATGATGAGGCAGCGGGCccaggagagagagaacgaggaGCTGGAGCTGCTGGAGCTGGAGGACGAAGGGAGGTCTGGGGAAGAGTCCGAGGAGGAGTCTGAGTATGAGGAATATACGGACAGCGAGGATGAAACCGAACCCCGGCTGAAGCCTGTTTTTATCAGAAG GAAGGACCGGGTCACTGTGCAGGAGCGAGAGGCCGAAGCCCTGAAACAGAAGGAGCTGGAGCAGGAGGCGAAGCGCCTGAGCGAGGAGCAGCGCAAGTATACACTGAAG ATTGTGGAGGAGGAGGCCAAGCGGGAGTTTGAGGAGTCGCGGAGAACACTGTCTGCACTTGATGCGCTCAACACTGatgatgagaatgatgaagaggAGTACGAGTCGTGGAAAGTACGGGAACTTAAACGTATCAAAAGGGACCGGGAGGAGCGGGAATC AatggagaaggagaaggctgaGATTGACAGGATGCACAACCTGACTGAGGAGGAGAGGCGAGCAGAGCTTCGGGCCAATAGCAAATCCATCACCAACAAAGCCAGCAAAGGAAAGTACAAGTTCCTGCAGAAGTATTATCATAGAGGATCCTTTTTCATG GATGAAGAGGAGGATCTGTATAAACGGGACTTCAGCTCCCCCACCTTGGAGGACCATTTCAACAAGACCATTTTGCCAAAAGTCATGCAG GTCAAGAACTTTGGTCGTTCAGGACGGACCAAATACACTCATCTGGTTGACCAAGATACCACCTCATTTGACTCTGCCTGGGCTCAGGAATCGGCTCAGAATAGCAAGTTCTTCAAGCAACGAGCAGCTGGCGTGCGGGATGTTTTTGAAAGGCCTTCGGCCAAGAAGAGGAAAACCACGTAA